A window of the Lysinibacillus irui genome harbors these coding sequences:
- a CDS encoding DUF817 domain-containing protein, translated as MLKKLFKDLGVFTYHQALSCIFPVVIFMTLALSKAIQIPGVARYDFILIICLVTQYLMYKFGLETKDEIKVICLFHIIGLVLELYKVNFNSWSYPEEAWTKIAGVPLYSGFMYASVASYICQAWRRFDLKIVRWPKSYVAIPLGAMIYLNFFTHHFIYDFRWVLMALLFIVFYRTAVKFTVRDSIYKMPIVGSFFLIGFFIWIAENIATFFGAWSYPNQEVSWKIVHFGKISSWFLLVVISIMIVAQLKLFYRDAGEDEKKTKRKA; from the coding sequence TAGGAGTCTTTACTTATCATCAAGCATTATCTTGTATTTTTCCTGTTGTCATATTTATGACACTTGCACTTTCTAAAGCTATTCAAATTCCTGGCGTAGCAAGATACGACTTCATTCTGATCATCTGTCTTGTGACCCAATATTTAATGTATAAATTTGGCTTAGAAACAAAGGATGAAATAAAAGTAATCTGTCTGTTTCATATTATTGGCCTTGTGCTAGAGCTCTATAAAGTGAATTTTAATTCGTGGTCCTATCCTGAAGAAGCATGGACAAAAATAGCAGGTGTGCCATTATACAGTGGTTTCATGTATGCCAGTGTAGCCAGTTACATTTGCCAGGCATGGCGTCGCTTTGATTTGAAAATCGTCAGATGGCCCAAAAGTTATGTAGCCATTCCTCTTGGTGCCATGATCTACTTAAATTTTTTTACCCATCATTTTATATATGATTTTAGGTGGGTATTAATGGCTTTACTTTTTATAGTGTTTTATCGAACAGCTGTCAAATTTACAGTACGAGACTCTATCTATAAAATGCCTATCGTTGGGTCATTCTTTTTGATTGGTTTTTTCATTTGGATTGCAGAAAATATCGCCACTTTCTTTGGGGCATGGTCCTATCCTAACCAAGAAGTATCGTGGAAGATCGTTCATTTTGGTAAAATCAGCTCTTGGTTTCTGCTGGTAGTCATTAGCATTATGATTGTTGCACAGCTTAAATTATTTTATCGCGATGCAGGTGAGGATGAAAAAAAGACAAAAAGAAAGGCTTGA
- a CDS encoding pyridoxamine 5'-phosphate oxidase family protein encodes MDKDIRMKNRACIDEHHIKQFLEHAQTAFLGLVDQHIPYVIPLNYIFKDGSFYFHGANEGRKVAILTTNPNACITICESYGTMVDPIPAKTDTAYMSVIANGEVEIVTDINEATVAMQAMLDKYVPDYYQAPLSKSHIEKYQSSLGSKTLVLKVRPNNLTAKEHKLNEQMQYYPGRVVTQDLNRKSSPLAIN; translated from the coding sequence ATGGACAAAGACATTCGAATGAAGAACAGAGCTTGTATAGATGAACATCACATAAAACAATTTTTAGAGCACGCACAAACCGCTTTTCTAGGTTTAGTGGATCAACATATCCCATATGTTATTCCGTTAAATTATATCTTCAAAGATGGTAGTTTCTATTTCCATGGTGCCAATGAAGGAAGAAAAGTAGCCATACTGACGACCAATCCGAATGCTTGTATTACCATATGTGAAAGCTATGGAACAATGGTAGATCCCATTCCAGCTAAGACGGATACAGCTTATATGAGTGTCATCGCCAATGGTGAGGTCGAAATTGTCACAGATATCAATGAGGCAACAGTTGCTATGCAGGCAATGCTTGATAAATATGTGCCAGACTATTACCAAGCCCCATTGTCAAAATCACATATAGAAAAGTATCAATCATCTTTAGGTAGCAAAACGCTTGTATTAAAAGTGAGACCAAACAATCTAACTGCAAAAGAACATAAACTTAATGAACAAATGCAATATTATCCTGGGAGAGTTGTGACACAGGACCTGAACAGAAAATCCTCTCCTCTAGCAATCAATTAA
- the vanR gene encoding VanR-ABDEGLN family response regulator transcription factor, which produces MNILVVDDEKEIADLIELYLKNENYHVFKYYNAQEALACIERENVDLAVLDIMMPDIDGFTILQKIRERFNFPVIMLTAKEEEIDKINGFSLGADDYITKPFRPLEMVARVKAQIRRFTLYNQGSKQNEDIIDFAGLMINKNTRQVFLNERPLSLTPTEFAILWYLSANRGKVISSEQLFQEIWGEKYFNSNNTVMVHIRHLREKMKDSVDNPKFIKTVWGVGYTIEK; this is translated from the coding sequence TTGAATATTTTAGTTGTAGATGATGAAAAAGAAATTGCAGATTTAATTGAGCTTTATTTAAAAAATGAAAATTACCATGTGTTTAAGTATTATAATGCCCAAGAGGCTTTGGCATGTATTGAGCGCGAAAATGTGGATTTAGCTGTTTTAGATATTATGATGCCAGATATCGACGGCTTTACTATTTTACAAAAAATACGAGAAAGATTTAATTTTCCAGTGATTATGCTTACGGCAAAGGAAGAAGAGATCGATAAAATAAATGGATTTTCTTTAGGGGCAGATGATTATATAACAAAGCCTTTTCGTCCATTGGAAATGGTTGCTCGTGTAAAGGCACAAATACGGAGATTTACATTGTATAACCAAGGTTCAAAGCAAAACGAGGATATCATTGATTTCGCAGGTTTGATGATCAACAAGAATACAAGACAAGTCTTTTTAAATGAAAGACCATTATCCCTCACACCCACGGAATTCGCGATTTTATGGTACTTATCTGCAAATCGAGGGAAGGTTATTAGTTCAGAGCAATTATTTCAAGAAATTTGGGGAGAAAAGTACTTTAATAGCAATAACACTGTAATGGTTCACATTCGGCATTTACGAGAAAAAATGAAAGATTCTGTGGACAACCCAAAATTTATTAAAACCGTATGGGGAGTGGGGTATACCATTGAAAAATGA
- a CDS encoding sensor histidine kinase: protein MVVQIIIILLLAIIIGLFINFAFIDGVLQAPFADAFVDFCEKVLQLDYFAAQNAYNVLFQQNKPLWLAIGFIVLLLIIFYIALSRFTRYFHQISTSITMLADESDKEIQLPEELDFLEKKLNDVKNKLEKRARDAQEAEQRKNDLVVYLAHDIKTPLTSIIGYLSLLDEARDMPIEQKEKYVAITLEKSNRLEQLINEFFDITRFNLQSIVLEKDLIPLNYMLMQVADEFYPLLAPKGQKAVVKIDEEINIYADGHKLARVFNNILKNAIAYSDSNSTIEISAKSENNQTYISFTNTGKTIPPEKLNMIFEKFYRLDNARSTQTGGAGLGLAISNEIVQAHGGTITAASNNGKTVFTVMIPTNS from the coding sequence ATGGTAGTACAAATTATTATTATCCTTCTCTTAGCGATCATCATAGGTTTATTTATAAATTTTGCATTCATTGATGGAGTCTTGCAAGCTCCTTTTGCAGATGCCTTTGTTGACTTTTGTGAAAAAGTCTTGCAGCTCGATTATTTTGCTGCACAAAATGCCTACAATGTGTTATTCCAACAAAATAAACCCCTTTGGCTTGCTATCGGTTTTATTGTATTATTATTAATCATTTTTTATATTGCCTTATCTCGCTTTACTCGTTATTTTCATCAAATTAGTACGAGTATCACAATGCTTGCCGATGAGTCAGATAAGGAAATTCAACTTCCCGAAGAGCTTGATTTCTTGGAGAAAAAACTAAATGATGTGAAAAATAAATTAGAAAAACGTGCGAGAGATGCTCAAGAAGCGGAACAACGTAAAAATGATCTAGTTGTCTATTTAGCGCATGATATTAAAACACCCTTAACATCCATTATTGGCTACTTAAGCCTTTTAGATGAGGCAAGGGATATGCCTATTGAGCAAAAAGAGAAATATGTTGCGATTACGCTAGAAAAGTCAAATAGACTAGAACAATTAATTAACGAGTTTTTTGACATAACAAGATTTAATTTACAATCCATCGTTTTAGAAAAAGACCTTATTCCTCTAAATTATATGCTAATGCAAGTAGCTGATGAATTTTACCCATTGCTAGCACCAAAAGGGCAAAAAGCGGTTGTCAAAATAGATGAAGAAATTAATATATATGCAGATGGTCATAAATTAGCAAGGGTATTTAATAATATTTTAAAAAATGCCATTGCCTATAGTGATTCAAATAGTACAATTGAAATTAGTGCAAAAAGCGAAAACAATCAAACGTATATTTCGTTTACTAATACAGGAAAGACAATTCCTCCTGAAAAATTGAACATGATATTTGAAAAGTTTTACCGTTTAGATAATGCTAGGTCTACACAAACAGGTGGAGCTGGTCTTGGTTTAGCCATTTCAAATGAAATTGTCCAAGCCCATGGCGGGACCATTACGGCAGCTTCTAATAATGGGAAAACAGTTTTTACTGTGATGATTCCAACGAATTCTTAA
- a CDS encoding D-alanyl-D-alanine carboxypeptidase family protein has translation MTRKGVLSILFLIIMLLGYLLVKETPVSLRQEIVESPNVVQTMGSNMLNIDLYSANAILVNLDENQVLLEKKSEEMIYPASLTKMMTVLVAIEQISNLQEEIVLQKNIFNDLFEENASVAGFLPNEKVTLEDLLYGSMLPSGAEASIGLAEYVAGSEKEFVKLMNDKAQQLGMKNTHFMNTTGLHHPKHYTTVKDMSLLLQYALTNHEFRNVYTAERYSIKQTNLHPEGITFTSRMFQHMTTSALPGGEIVGGKTGYTDEAGLCLASLAVVNGQEYVLVTVGAEGNPRTEQYNITDALSVYSQL, from the coding sequence ATGACGAGAAAAGGTGTTTTAAGTATATTGTTCCTTATCATCATGCTACTTGGTTATTTACTAGTAAAAGAAACACCCGTGTCACTACGTCAGGAAATTGTCGAATCACCTAACGTAGTGCAAACAATGGGTAGTAATATGCTCAATATCGATTTATACAGTGCTAATGCAATATTAGTGAATTTAGATGAAAATCAAGTGCTACTAGAAAAAAAAAGTGAGGAAATGATTTATCCTGCATCCTTGACAAAAATGATGACGGTTTTAGTCGCGATTGAACAGATTTCAAATTTACAAGAAGAAATCGTGTTACAAAAAAATATCTTTAATGATTTATTCGAGGAAAATGCGTCTGTGGCGGGGTTTCTCCCGAATGAGAAGGTAACTTTAGAGGATTTATTATATGGTTCCATGTTACCCTCAGGTGCAGAAGCATCCATTGGTTTAGCTGAATATGTTGCTGGATCAGAAAAGGAGTTCGTAAAACTTATGAACGATAAGGCACAGCAGCTAGGAATGAAAAATACACATTTTATGAATACAACGGGATTGCATCATCCTAAACATTATACGACAGTAAAGGATATGTCTTTACTCTTACAATATGCATTAACCAATCATGAGTTTCGCAATGTTTACACAGCAGAACGATATTCTATTAAGCAAACAAACCTTCACCCCGAAGGCATTACATTTACAAGCCGCATGTTTCAGCATATGACTACATCTGCATTGCCAGGAGGAGAAATTGTAGGTGGTAAGACAGGCTATACAGATGAAGCTGGTTTGTGTTTAGCAAGTCTAGCCGTTGTAAATGGACAAGAATACGTGTTAGTAACAGTAGGGGCAGAAGGAAATCCTCGTACGGAGCAATACAATATCACCGATGCGCTTTCGGTATATAGTCAATTATAG
- a CDS encoding CamS family sex pheromone protein: MLFLIAPILLVASCSSDVEGVPTNEKMYTSSIQKKEVYEFQQPAKSTIARGLITKNMNNALNINEIENGLMNLSVKHFPTEKFYMQEGQYLDEKMISQWLERKTEEGIGLNPAIENRTGNVLEDEKKYPLILSHVLEHNFINKKTNKIEGMSIAISLNEFYDIRVTDDNGLIYTGQVKVDENDDDIHDVKRYGKEVAEKIIKDLRKNEKVPRVPIYLTLYQESNINDIIPGVFLAETFMTQGEDTITKWSEVDKKYYLFPSDALYSLDQNMYNKLLNFKEEIQDGFKHLNPKIIGKLRYEDDQLTDIKIDVNVPLINDTELVGLLQLISTKLNFDYIPITVRVIDQGADVGIVLWDPIEKQIFATPL, from the coding sequence ATGTTATTTTTAATTGCACCAATATTGTTAGTAGCCTCTTGTAGTAGTGATGTTGAGGGTGTTCCTACTAATGAGAAAATGTATACTTCATCTATACAAAAAAAGGAAGTTTATGAATTTCAACAGCCTGCAAAGTCCACTATTGCTAGAGGCTTAATCACCAAAAATATGAATAATGCCTTGAATATAAATGAGATAGAAAATGGATTAATGAATTTATCTGTGAAGCATTTTCCAACAGAAAAGTTTTACATGCAGGAAGGTCAATATTTGGATGAAAAAATGATTAGTCAATGGTTAGAAAGAAAAACAGAAGAAGGTATAGGTTTAAACCCTGCCATTGAAAATAGGACGGGTAATGTTTTAGAGGATGAAAAAAAGTATCCTTTGATACTCTCTCATGTTTTAGAACATAATTTTATAAATAAAAAAACTAACAAAATAGAAGGTATGTCGATCGCAATATCTCTTAATGAATTTTATGATATACGAGTAACGGATGACAACGGTTTAATTTACACTGGCCAAGTGAAAGTTGATGAAAATGATGATGATATTCATGATGTGAAAAGGTATGGGAAAGAAGTAGCTGAAAAGATTATTAAAGACCTTAGAAAAAATGAAAAAGTACCTCGTGTTCCCATTTATTTAACTTTATATCAGGAATCTAATATCAATGATATTATTCCAGGCGTATTTTTAGCTGAAACATTTATGACACAAGGGGAAGATACCATAACAAAGTGGTCTGAGGTTGATAAAAAGTATTATTTATTCCCATCAGATGCGTTATATAGTTTAGACCAAAATATGTATAATAAATTATTAAATTTTAAAGAAGAAATACAAGATGGATTTAAACATTTAAACCCGAAAATTATAGGGAAACTTCGATATGAGGATGACCAATTAACTGATATTAAAATCGATGTAAATGTTCCTCTTATTAATGATACAGAATTGGTAGGGCTATTACAGCTGATTAGTACTAAACTAAATTTTGATTACATTCCCATTACAGTTCGAGTTATCGATCAGGGAGCGGATGTAGGCATTGTTCTTTGGGACCCAATTGAAAAACAAATTTTTGCAACCCCTTTGTGA
- a CDS encoding TIGR03943 family putative permease subunit, giving the protein MKFHFQQALKALMLLAFSAMIASLHWTGELTKFINPKYESLSKTAAILFFVLFLVQLTRVISFSKSPHHCDHAGQACCSHHHHGYSWIAYLIIMTPILTGFFVPAKILDAAIADKKGGAFILTQQSQSSKIEDYLTSNETIDENIYDEHEADPRLLEEKQEMTKKQYERLKQQLSQKPILKMTDKDYTIYYEEINQNLVNYLGKKIQLKGFVLKEESFTEKQLVISRFLITHCVADASIVGFLTEFPEAPSLTEDTWIEVVGTISQTTYEGTSLPVIHIEDWVTIEQPESPYLYPINIRMSF; this is encoded by the coding sequence ATGAAATTTCACTTTCAACAAGCGTTAAAAGCCTTGATGTTACTCGCCTTTTCAGCTATGATTGCCAGCCTGCATTGGACCGGGGAACTAACAAAATTCATAAACCCTAAATATGAAAGCCTCAGTAAAACAGCTGCCATTTTATTTTTTGTACTCTTTCTTGTTCAATTGACTAGAGTTATATCTTTTTCAAAGTCTCCCCATCACTGTGATCATGCTGGACAAGCTTGTTGCTCTCATCACCACCATGGTTACTCATGGATAGCCTATCTCATTATCATGACCCCCATACTGACAGGCTTCTTCGTACCAGCTAAAATTTTAGATGCTGCCATTGCTGATAAAAAAGGTGGTGCCTTTATTCTCACCCAACAAAGTCAATCATCTAAAATAGAGGATTACCTCACTTCAAATGAAACGATTGATGAAAATATTTACGATGAACATGAGGCTGATCCCCGACTGTTGGAGGAAAAACAGGAGATGACAAAAAAGCAATATGAGCGATTAAAGCAACAACTCTCACAAAAACCTATACTGAAAATGACTGATAAGGACTATACGATTTATTATGAAGAGATTAATCAAAATTTGGTCAACTATTTAGGGAAGAAAATACAGCTGAAGGGCTTTGTTTTAAAAGAAGAAAGCTTTACAGAAAAGCAACTCGTTATTTCAAGATTTCTTATTACCCATTGTGTAGCTGATGCAAGTATCGTAGGCTTCCTAACAGAATTTCCTGAGGCTCCCTCTCTCACAGAAGATACATGGATTGAAGTGGTTGGTACAATTAGTCAAACAACCTATGAGGGAACTAGCTTACCTGTTATCCATATTGAAGATTGGGTAACAATAGAACAACCCGAATCACCTTACCTTTATCCTATTAATATCCGAATGAGCTTCTAG
- a CDS encoding permease — MERLPITRYVLNFWFLFILFVSLLPLILFNFSALKDLSSSLLSLHTIFLSILIEALPFVLIGILIAGFIQIFIKEEHIQRWIPRNTLMAVVMSCFVGALFPACECGIVPIVRRLIAKGVPIHAAIGFMLTGPLINPIVILSTYMAFGNDLKIAGLRMLVGFVIAIIIALLSSLFFKGSQFKSSVQPISLTTTNQQPSFVTKLINMFKHAIDEFFDMGKYLIIGAFLAAFVQTYVSTKTLVEIGEGVPSSILVMMGLAFILSLCSEADAFIGASFSAIFSTPSILAFLIFGPMIDLKNTIMLMSVFRIKFVLWLIALVATVVYISIWILSAYL; from the coding sequence GTGGAACGTCTCCCTATTACTAGATATGTATTGAATTTTTGGTTCCTCTTTATTCTATTCGTAAGTCTGCTACCACTAATCTTATTCAACTTCTCAGCACTCAAAGATCTAAGTTCTTCTTTACTCAGTCTACACACTATATTTTTAAGTATTTTAATTGAAGCATTACCGTTTGTCTTAATTGGGATACTGATTGCCGGTTTTATTCAAATTTTCATTAAAGAGGAACATATCCAAAGATGGATTCCTCGCAATACGTTGATGGCTGTTGTCATGAGTTGTTTTGTAGGAGCATTATTTCCTGCCTGCGAATGTGGGATTGTTCCTATTGTTAGAAGATTGATTGCCAAAGGCGTACCAATACATGCTGCTATAGGATTTATGTTAACTGGTCCACTCATTAATCCCATTGTTATTCTCTCCACCTACATGGCATTTGGAAATGATTTAAAAATAGCTGGCCTTCGGATGCTAGTTGGCTTTGTCATTGCTATTATTATCGCATTACTCAGTAGCTTGTTTTTTAAAGGTTCACAATTTAAGAGCTCTGTACAACCCATTTCATTGACAACAACTAATCAACAACCATCCTTTGTCACAAAGCTAATAAATATGTTCAAACATGCCATTGATGAATTTTTTGATATGGGCAAATACTTAATTATCGGAGCATTTTTAGCTGCCTTTGTACAAACATATGTATCTACCAAAACACTCGTAGAAATTGGAGAAGGTGTCCCCTCTTCTATTTTAGTTATGATGGGCTTAGCCTTCATTTTATCACTTTGCTCGGAAGCCGATGCCTTTATTGGTGCATCCTTTAGTGCTATTTTCTCCACTCCATCCATTCTGGCATTTCTCATTTTTGGCCCTATGATTGATTTAAAAAATACTATTATGTTGATGAGCGTATTTCGTATTAAATTTGTCTTATGGTTAATCGCCTTAGTGGCTACAGTTGTCTACATTAGTATATGGATTCTTTCAGCGTATCTCTAA